The genomic window GAGAGACTTCTCCCGGCAAGATCGGAAAATCACCTGTATTCTGCATATCCGCTTCCAAAAGAGGGAACGGTTTATAACGCGGCGCCGCGATCGTTCTTACTTTGATCGGAGCAGTGAACGCTAGCATTTCGAATTTTCTGGATTCTCTCTGAGAAGCCAAGGAGATCGCCTTAGGCAATCGAAATAAGAAGCCGCTTCCTCTTTCGCTCGAGGATCCTCCTTCGTTGGAAGAAGGAAGATTGGATTCTTCGTCGGCGACTTGAGCAGCGCCCACTGCTTGCGATTGATTTACGAGTACTTCTTGTTTGGATCTTATTTCTACATCGAATAATCTTTGCGGACGAAGACGATTCCTTCTTAAAGAAAGATCGGGACGGGTTGTGGATAAGAGCAACTGAACTCCTCTCCAATCCTCTCCCGTTTCCTGACGGATCTCAGCTATATATTCTAGCCGAGCCTTACTCAAGGAATCCTCTGCGGTCAGAATATAGGCCGGTCTCCAATCCGCGTTGGACACTAGGTAACTCAAACGAAGATCGACTGTCTTATTTTCTGAACTAGTATTTACGATCTGCACCCAAGTGATCCGAGTGCTCTTCTCCGCTTGCGAGAGAAGGATAGAAAGTTGGGCCCTGGCTTCTTCTAGATCGGTTTGTAATCTCTGCTTTGCCTTTTCGATCTTTTCCCATGCGGCAAAGAGAGAGACCGCCTCCTCTCTGGTTTTTTTCAGATAGCTTCCCCATTGCTTTCCGTCTTCTTCTACTCTTCCGTAGAAAAGGTTTCGACTGACCGCTTCCGAGACTTTGGTCCTAAGCTCCTCTAAGAGTTCTTTTTCCGCCTTTAGATCATTCTCTTTTGCTAATATAGCCTCGAGTTCCTTCTCCATTCCTTGGACTTTTTTCTGCAGCTGCGCCACTTCAGGATTAGAGGCGGCTGTCCCTTCTTCTTTCCAAGTCCTGGAACCTGTGACCTCCACCTGCGGAGAAGACGTGCTAGCGGTGAGAGTCTCTTCTAAAAGGGAAACGGGAAGGTTCGAGATCTCAATCTTATTCGCACCGGGTTCCAATTGCACCTTTCCAGTTCGCAAGATCTGAGCCGTTCCTTGGTGAACAGTAACCTCTTTGATCGGAAGAGTCGCGTCCTTTCCGAAAGCCGGTATCGCTACGAACAAAATCAGGAAGGCAAGAATGGAATTCTTAGAGTTCATTAGGTTTATTGAATATTTCATTTTCTTACCTCAGTAGGAACCGTTTCCGGAAGAATCTCTTAGAACATTATCCGCAGGGTAAGAAACAGTGTATTCGAATTCTATTTTCTTACTTGCGCCTGCACCCAATTCGAATTCATAAGTGAGTATCCCTTCTTCGGACTTACTTATAGGCTTATCTGCGCCCTGGGTCCACCGGATCTCCACACTATCGTCCACTGTATAAGGAATCCTATCGATGAGACGGACCGGCACCGATCTTCTTTTATTATTCTTCAAATTGATAGAGACCCGATATCGAACCGTTTTCTTCCGAGAGATGATGCCAGATTTATCTTCCAGCTTTTCCTCTCTTCGAACCACTTTGATATCTTTGTCTGGACCAAGCTCCATTCGGATCGTCTCTCCCGGTTTCAATGTGGAAACGGAAGTAGTTCCCAAAAGATTCTCTCCGGAATAGATCTCTAACGGTCCCGCCAAGAGAGGCTCATTCTCCGAATTCGAAGAAACTATATTCAAAAATACGTCTTCGCTAGTAAGTGGAGACGTTTCATAGCCAGGCTGAACAGAAACCATTCTCTT from Leptospira langatensis includes these protein-coding regions:
- a CDS encoding mucoidy inhibitor MuiA family protein, which encodes MKYSINLMNSKNSILAFLILFVAIPAFGKDATLPIKEVTVHQGTAQILRTGKVQLEPGANKIEISNLPVSLLEETLTASTSSPQVEVTGSRTWKEEGTAASNPEVAQLQKKVQGMEKELEAILAKENDLKAEKELLEELRTKVSEAVSRNLFYGRVEEDGKQWGSYLKKTREEAVSLFAAWEKIEKAKQRLQTDLEEARAQLSILLSQAEKSTRITWVQIVNTSSENKTVDLRLSYLVSNADWRPAYILTAEDSLSKARLEYIAEIRQETGEDWRGVQLLLSTTRPDLSLRRNRLRPQRLFDVEIRSKQEVLVNQSQAVGAAQVADEESNLPSSNEGGSSSERGSGFLFRLPKAISLASQRESRKFEMLAFTAPIKVRTIAAPRYKPFPLLEADMQNTGDFPILPGEVSLFRSSGLVGRTKIGYVSPKDTLTVSLGTEGSLRLSYRKETNQTREGIISSQKVLERRVYLNLENFGKETKTVIIRDQIPVSEVASVKVEINPDSTTPGSKEYRTNSGIYEWNLEIPPSGKKEIRLEYKVTCPSEFDLNFLQ